A stretch of DNA from Nerophis ophidion isolate RoL-2023_Sa unplaced genomic scaffold, RoL_Noph_v1.0 HiC_scaffold_219, whole genome shotgun sequence:
cgacggcagctgcatggacggcgaaagctcagctgatctccggtaagaggtgactttttaccgcaattttctcaccgaaacctgccggttgacaagtggtcgggaatcatgtatgcttgaccgctctgatccatagtaaagcttcacctccggaaattttaaacaaggaatcaccgtgtgtttgtgtggttaaaggctaaagctttccaactccatctttccactTTTTCTTCatgattaattgaacaaattgcaaaagattcagcaacacagatgtccagaatactgtttaattgcgcgaggaaaagagacgacttttagcagcaaatggtgctgcgctaatatgtcctctacagtccgtgacgtcacgcgcacgcgtcatcattccgcgacattttcaacaagaaactctgcggtaaatttaaaattgcaatttagtcaactaaaccggccgtattggcatgtgttgcaatgttaatatttcatcattgatatataaactatcagactgcgtggtcagtagtagtgggtttcagtaggcctttaacccccaattccaacccttgatgctgagtgccaagcatgaagttaaaggcctactgaaacccactaccgaccacacagtctgatagtgtatatatcaatgatgaaatattaacattgcaacacatgtttaTACGTcattttagttcactaaatttcaattttaaatttcctgcgaagtatccggttgaaaacgttgcggtatgatgacatgtgcctttgacgtcaccggttgtagcggacatttttttccagcccgatccaagctataagtagtctgctttaatcgcacaattacacagtattctggacatctgtgttgctgaatctttagcaatttgttcaattaataattgagaaGTCAAAGGAGAAagctggaggtgggaagcggtgtattgctgctgcctttagcaacacaaacacagccggtgtttccttgtttagaattcccaaaagtgaagctttactatggaacagagcggtcaaacgaacatggttctctaccacatgtcaaccggcaggtttcagtgagaaaatttggtaacaagtctgctcttaccgtagatatGAGTGGCGCTTGCGTCCTCctcggactattacctcctcccaccggagacactggcggtcgccacacccctccgactttcaggtaccatataatctcactaaaacactagtaacacaaaaagcagataatggattttccagaatgatcctagtaaaagTGTCTTAACATCTGCATCGCTCTCACTACCATCgccttttaaatttttttttctaattcttcactttcactatcctcatccatgaatctttcatcctcgctcaaatttatggggaaattgtcgctttcccggtccgaatcgctctagctgctggtggctatgattgtaaacaatgtgaggagctctacaaccagtgacgtcacgcgcacatcgtctgctccttccggtaaaggcaaggcttttttattagagaccaaaagttgcgaacttcatcgtcgatgttctctactaaatcctttcagcaaaaatatggcaatatcgcaaaatgatcaagtatgacacatagaatgtacctgctatccccgtttaaataagaaaatctcatttcagtaggcctttaatgggtcccatttttttagtctttggtatgactgctggggtttgaacccacgacctaccgatctcagggcgaataCTCTAACCACAAAGTCACTTAAATGTTTTGTCCGATACCCTTTCACTTTCCAATGAGTGACATTAAAATTCTGACAAGCTGGAAGCCCAGTCCCATCACTATGATCGAACATCTCCAATTTGGGGTGAAATGCTTGGAAATGTTAATCATATTTCACagcagtctgactcaataggctagttattaaataagaaaaaaatcagtttccttaaaaataaaaactacactGTTGATCTGTTGGCATTGCACAAGCCCTTACATTAGATTGTTGTCATACGTTCATACGGCTCTGTGTCACCCTCCAAGAAGACAGGTGGATGATACAAGTATACAGGTGCATGATACAAACAAGTATGattgttattttttgtaagggATGATTTATACATGAATGACGATACAAACAACTAAACAATGTGTGCAgacaccaatgacattgaatagtctacataaaatctgcttcattttctatgcccAATTCAGTtaactgctggttcaatgttaggcttCGGTTTTAGCACATTTTCCGTAtttttcctacagacagcatttggtgaccgCAAACAAGgttatggattgattcacactttttttttttttttttttttttttttttttttggcttttgaAGTTTACTGGAAAATTGATCATGAAAGTCttaaaaaaatgcttgaatttggccatggaaaaggtgtacgaacCCTGTTTACTGTTTGGTACTGTTAACATATCTTGAGTTATTGtttagaaatatggggaaactacaaatgtgcgcttcattcactaacagtggaacaaaaaagatcgattacaataatacatattgttggatttagagaacatacaaaccctttagtaaatcacaaatatttaaattaaattatttggtgcatttgcaaactgcTAAAAgtatgtataaagcaaactataacctgttacCTAAGAATGTACagcaattattctcaacaaaagagaaatataactttagaggaaaatctaatttaaaatatttgtatgctcgtacaacacttaaaaccttttagtatatcagtatgtgaaatAAATTAAGGAATGGATCaatcaaagcaccaatatgattcagtttaagagactgttcatactacaagtgttcacaaagtacacaagaattatgatgaacatcttggaaCCCTTTTTTTTATGAGACTAAGATTatttaatgataaataaatgggttgtacttggatagcgcttttctaccttcaaggtactcaaagcgttttgacactacttccacatttacccattcacacacacattcacacactgatggagggagctgccatgcaaggcgccaaccagcacccatcaggagcaagggtgaagtgtcttgctcaggacacaacggacgtgacgaggttggttctaggtgggatttgaaccagtgaccctcgggttgcgcacggccactgcgccacgccgtccctatttatgtatatttatgtatttaatatttgtttgcttactatggtatattattagttcactgttctgttacagagaacaaggaaattggataaaattgcaatGGTATGAAAAGGGTTAGGATTTATTAAgatctgctttttcctactcctttttggacgtgctgtaatgaaactggTAATgcgtgatgcattacattgtatcttaTGCATGTTTCAAATAAACCGGAACTGAACTGAATCGTCGTCTTCCTCCAACAGCATTGCTGCCGGAGGTGTGATGGATGTTAACACCGCTCTCCCTGAAGTGCTCAAGACCGCACTTATCCATGATGGCCTTGCCCGTGGTATCCGAGAGGCTGCTAAGGCACTAGACAAGTAGGTCTTTTATCTCACCTATTGGATTCTTCAAAGTGTATCAATGATGATTCCTTGGCTCCCTCTTCTGAACACCATGAGGAGATTGCCATTGTCACCAAATTCTTGTCTGAGACAtgctacattttcatttaattgatGTATACAGTTTGTAATTTCATTGAATTAATGCAGTGCACTCATTTATCCAGGCGCCAGGCCCATCTGTGCGTCCTTGCCGCCAACTGCGACGAGCCCATGTATGTCAAGCTGGTGGAGGCCCTCTGCGCCGAGCATCAGATCAACTTAATCAAGGTGAGACTCATAGAACTAGTTTACAtaaataataggggtgtaacggtacgtgtatttgtattgaaccgtttcggtacgggggtttcggttcagcaCACGGGCGTACCaaacgagtttgtaagcaaaagtcttcacaagctgctctgctttctgcctctgtctcagcagcaagcattgtaccacccacacaaccatctgattggttacatacaaagccaatcagcagtgcgtattcagagcgtatggagtcaatgcttcagcgtcgagcagatattcattttgcaggggagcagcggacagcgtaccccaaatgataaaaaacacctcccagtcacaactattacaaacatcactatgagcccgttgaccttctagaaatgtaaactgcagctcagctcgcttgcagttctggcttgaggtgaaggctaattagcttttagcgtaacgttagctcattttgctgtgtgtgcgtgttgatggcagcaaagccctgtctgtctattTCATTGAGCTCCATggttttcagggatgaatagtctctcctgttgttattgtactatttttttcagcaatagttacattaatcattagtaatgatagcagcctagttttgaatggcagggtccctgctatcacatgttaataaaaaatataacatttacataataaaagtcaactacaggcttcccaaatgctgtaataaattaagcatgagttgacttgaaactgtttaatgttgcactttttatatgtggaagaaaggtttttttattttatttaatcaaagcaacatcttgagacagtttaatgtggtttaacatgggcagaattattagtgttcccaatgttaaaaggataaagccattgtttacaaatttggtaaataacccaaaaatttatattttgttgttttcctactgtaccgaaaatgaactgaaccgtgacctccaaaccgaggtatgtaccgaatagaaatttttgtgtaccgttacacccctaaaaatagcaaaaaataggggtgtaacgattgacATATCGAGTAGTACTCCTTTGCTTTCCAGACTATAGGTATCAATCAATGTCATTTTAAAAGGAAACCTATCAATTGTATTgctattgggagaaaaaaaaaacatacatccattttataccgcttgtcgcGGGGGTGCAGTGGGCTTTTGAgcctagggttgtcccgatccgatatttggattggatcggccgccgatatttgccaaaaaatgcgtatcggcaaggcatgggaaaatgccggtCCAGATTCAGTTTTTAAACAAactccggtccgtgttttccaacacaccgatttaaataatacattccactcttctgctgctccctaaactccgttccgcattttccagcacaccttcaaaatatccacaggtctgtgttctaaccgttcagacggccgtgtgaattaaaagttacggtaaaaatgtcagctgtgtgggattattttaccctacaaaacaaaaaagatgaaga
This window harbors:
- the LOC133547871 gene encoding small ribosomal subunit protein eS12; translated protein: MAEEGIAAGGVMDVNTALPEVLKTALIHDGLARGIREAAKALDKRQAHLCVLAANCDEPMYVKLVEALCAEHQINLIKVDDNKKLGEWVGLCKIDREGKPRKVVGCSCVVVKDYGKESQAKDVIEEYFKAKK